In Hoeflea ulvae, one genomic interval encodes:
- a CDS encoding type II toxin-antitoxin system HicB family antitoxin: MRHYIGVVHQDGDSAFGVHFPDVPGCFSAADELDDLLANASEALALHLEGEALPQARTLEAVRDDADVARDLREGAFLLAVPVIRLSGRTTKANITMDAGLLAAVDATARQRGLTRSAFLADLARREIAG; this comes from the coding sequence ATGCGTCATTATATCGGTGTCGTGCATCAGGACGGGGACAGCGCCTTCGGGGTTCATTTCCCCGATGTTCCGGGCTGTTTTTCTGCTGCTGATGAACTGGACGATCTGCTGGCCAATGCCAGCGAGGCGTTGGCGCTGCATCTTGAGGGTGAAGCGCTGCCGCAGGCCCGCACCCTTGAAGCGGTGCGCGATGATGCGGATGTGGCGCGCGATCTCAGGGAGGGCGCGTTCCTGCTCGCCGTGCCGGTGATCCGGCTTTCGGGCCGCACCACAAAGGCCAATATCACCATGGATGCCGGACTGCTGGCAGCGGTCGATGCAACAGCGCGTCAGCGCGGCCTTACCCGCTCAGCGTTTCTGGCCGATCTGGCGCGCCGTGAAATCGCCGGCTGA